From bacterium, the proteins below share one genomic window:
- a CDS encoding DUF4115 domain-containing protein, whose translation MTASMREIGGGLKRAREARGISLESAAQVTKIKQEYLESMEAGRFELLPSPAYSRGFIKIYCRFLDADPEPVVEAYAASSHPVDEALVLDRSRTEPIPRFSRIKTRSVLLAVGAAAAAGLLILGFLRLGASLVAPGTDRTGFEVVESPYLPGSDARIPLTAGAAAEDSARLILEIRAAQDAWIEVSPDGVLKFFSTLKKGDAYQGSARDYFSVKVAVPDRVEFFLDGKRLPLPSDLPSPARLRVTRSGVRAQ comes from the coding sequence ATGACGGCGTCCATGAGAGAAATCGGCGGCGGCCTCAAACGGGCCCGTGAAGCCCGCGGGATTTCCCTGGAATCCGCCGCCCAGGTCACCAAGATCAAGCAGGAATACCTGGAGTCGATGGAGGCGGGGAGGTTCGAACTGCTGCCTTCTCCCGCGTATTCCCGGGGATTCATCAAGATCTACTGCCGGTTCCTGGACGCGGACCCCGAGCCGGTGGTGGAAGCCTACGCCGCCTCCAGCCATCCCGTCGACGAGGCGCTGGTGTTGGACCGGAGCCGCACCGAGCCCATCCCCCGCTTTTCCAGGATAAAAACCCGCAGCGTTCTCCTGGCCGTCGGGGCGGCGGCGGCGGCGGGGTTGCTGATCCTGGGGTTTCTGCGCCTGGGCGCCAGCCTGGTCGCGCCGGGCACCGACCGAACCGGTTTCGAGGTCGTCGAAAGCCCTTATCTGCCCGGATCCGACGCCCGGATCCCCCTGACCGCGGGCGCGGCGGCGGAAGACTCCGCGCGCCTGATCCTGGAGATACGGGCGGCGCAGGACGCCTGGATCGAGGTTTCCCCCGACGGGGTTCTCAAATTCTTCAGCACCTTGAAGAAAGGCGACGCCTACCAGGGAAGCGCCCGGGATTATTTTTCGGTCAAGGTGGCCGTTCCCGACCGGGTCGAATTTTTCCTCGACGGAAAACGCCTGCCCCTGCCTTCCGATCTGCCTTCCCCCGCCCGGTTGCGGGTGACCCGATCGGGCGTGCGGGCGCAATGA
- a CDS encoding phosphatidylglycerophosphatase A: protein MRKTTEQAALFFGSFFYAGFLPVAPGTVGAAAGLVWFLILKRAAPGLVPADVSAAGWAFAVFMAAFFAIGVWSCSRMETAMGRADPPEAVIDEAFSVFVTFAFIPVAGRGGGWLLILAGFVFNRIFDILKPVPVRNLEGLPGGWGIMADDMAAGIYANLCLRIMKAVFRF, encoded by the coding sequence GTGAGGAAAACGACTGAACAGGCCGCGTTGTTTTTCGGCTCGTTCTTCTACGCCGGATTTCTTCCCGTCGCGCCCGGGACCGTGGGGGCAGCGGCCGGGCTGGTCTGGTTTCTGATCCTGAAGCGGGCCGCTCCCGGACTCGTTCCCGCCGACGTCTCCGCCGCCGGCTGGGCGTTCGCCGTTTTCATGGCGGCGTTTTTCGCGATCGGGGTCTGGTCCTGCTCCCGGATGGAAACCGCGATGGGAAGGGCCGATCCCCCCGAGGCGGTCATCGACGAAGCCTTCAGCGTTTTCGTGACCTTCGCCTTCATCCCCGTCGCCGGCCGGGGCGGGGGCTGGCTCCTGATTCTTGCCGGGTTTGTATTCAACCGGATATTTGATATACTCAAGCCCGTCCCGGTTCGGAACCTGGAAGGGTTGCCGGGGGGATGGGGGATCATGGCCGACGATATGGCGGCGGGGATTTACGCCAATCTCTGCCTGAGGATCATGAAAGCGGTTTTTCGGTTTTGA
- the bamD gene encoding outer membrane protein assembly factor BamD, which yields MKFAPCAILIVVFALCAVVPAAGADPEEQATDALAAALYRRGLAAEEEGDLSEAVDCYEDLIDDFPHAPQAPDALLRLGEVQERRGDLFDAFETYQRILDDYPGEGSLNEILQRQFRIGEQYLGGEEDGFFSSGLSTAETIFQTMVKTAPFSPIAPQAQYNLAVAIQEDGRYREAEVEYDLILENYAGSDVVSSAIFQHGYCAFQLSRSSNYDQTESRRALKWFQLFIGRYPDDPRAGEAGEMEAELRERLAEKDFRIGKYYQNRGDPVGALIYYRTVAEEYPNTTWAAQARERIPVVEPAAAQQKLLEKEVAEEEWNPTEDSEEE from the coding sequence ATGAAGTTCGCTCCGTGTGCAATCCTGATCGTCGTCTTCGCCTTGTGCGCCGTCGTGCCGGCGGCGGGAGCCGATCCCGAAGAGCAGGCGACCGACGCCCTGGCCGCGGCCCTGTACCGCCGGGGGCTCGCCGCCGAGGAGGAGGGAGACCTGTCCGAAGCCGTCGACTGCTACGAAGACCTGATCGACGATTTTCCCCACGCTCCCCAGGCCCCCGACGCGCTTTTGCGGCTGGGAGAAGTGCAGGAACGCCGGGGGGATCTTTTCGATGCCTTCGAGACCTACCAGCGGATCCTCGACGATTATCCGGGGGAGGGCAGCCTCAACGAGATTCTCCAGCGCCAGTTCCGGATCGGAGAGCAGTATCTCGGCGGAGAAGAGGACGGGTTCTTTTCTTCGGGGCTCTCCACCGCCGAGACCATCTTCCAGACCATGGTCAAGACCGCCCCCTTCAGTCCCATCGCCCCGCAGGCCCAGTACAACCTGGCCGTCGCCATCCAGGAAGACGGCAGGTACCGGGAAGCGGAGGTGGAATACGATCTCATCCTGGAGAACTACGCCGGCAGCGACGTCGTTTCCTCAGCCATTTTCCAGCACGGCTACTGCGCCTTCCAGCTTTCCCGTTCCTCCAACTACGATCAGACGGAAAGCCGCCGCGCCCTGAAGTGGTTCCAGCTCTTCATCGGCCGTTACCCCGACGATCCCCGGGCCGGCGAGGCCGGGGAGATGGAGGCGGAACTGCGGGAGAGGCTGGCGGAAAAGGATTTCCGGATCGGCAAGTATTACCAGAACAGGGGCGACCCGGTCGGGGCGCTGATCTACTACCGGACCGTCGCGGAAGAATATCCGAATACGACCTGGGCCGCCCAGGCGCGGGAGCGGATCCCGGTGGTCGAACCCGCCGCGGCCCAACAGAAGCTGCTGGAGAAAGAGGTGGCCGAGGAGGAATGGAACCCGACGGAAGATTCGGAGGAGGAGTGA
- the rimO gene encoding 30S ribosomal protein S12 methylthiotransferase RimO, whose protein sequence is MTRVGLVSLGCPKNRVDSEVLLGSLAGAGFEITADPAEAEVVVCNTCAFLAEARREAEEEIRRLARYKKRSCRLLVATGCLVKYLADRGRGEVAGADLLVGFSDYRRLPLLIRRRLGEAEGEPAAPASSRIVSTPPPFAYLRIAEGCDNRCRYCLIPSLRGRLASRPPGDILAEARSLAERGVRELILIAQDTAAYGRDRGEEGGLERLLDSLEGVDGIRWLRLLYAHPGHLAAGVLERMASSARLLPYLDIPFQHADTSILKRMGRGLTRESQVRLVERCRETVPGIVLRTTLMTGFPGEGEKEFAGLMEFVEWARFDHLGVFAYSPEPGTAAYRDRPRVPPETAARRREKIMLRQREISAEVLAGYRGKTIAAVGVDPETAEGGANARAWFQAPEIDGGVILEGRRPPPGEFCWVEIDDSSDYDLFGRVAGEVRTESAPEAGE, encoded by the coding sequence ATGACCCGTGTCGGCCTGGTCAGCCTGGGCTGCCCCAAAAACCGGGTCGATTCCGAGGTCCTCCTGGGCTCCTTGGCCGGGGCGGGATTCGAGATCACGGCGGACCCGGCGGAAGCGGAGGTCGTCGTCTGCAACACCTGCGCCTTTCTGGCCGAGGCCCGACGAGAAGCCGAGGAAGAAATCCGCCGCCTGGCCCGCTATAAGAAACGGAGCTGCCGGTTGCTGGTGGCGACGGGCTGCCTGGTCAAATACCTGGCGGATCGGGGGAGGGGGGAGGTCGCGGGAGCGGACCTGCTGGTCGGCTTCTCCGACTACCGCCGGCTCCCGCTCCTGATCCGCCGCCGCCTGGGCGAGGCGGAAGGAGAGCCGGCCGCCCCAGCTTCCTCCCGCATCGTCTCCACGCCGCCGCCGTTCGCCTATCTGCGCATCGCCGAGGGCTGCGACAACCGCTGCCGGTATTGTCTGATCCCCTCCCTGCGGGGTCGCCTGGCCAGCCGTCCCCCCGGCGATATCCTGGCCGAAGCCCGCTCCCTGGCGGAGCGCGGGGTCAGGGAGCTGATCCTGATCGCCCAGGATACCGCGGCCTACGGCCGCGACCGGGGGGAAGAAGGGGGGCTGGAACGGCTGCTCGATTCCCTGGAGGGAGTCGACGGGATCAGATGGCTGCGGCTCCTGTACGCCCATCCCGGGCACCTGGCGGCGGGGGTGCTGGAGAGGATGGCTTCATCGGCCCGGCTCCTCCCCTACCTGGACATCCCTTTCCAGCACGCCGACACTTCGATCTTGAAAAGAATGGGGCGGGGCCTTACCCGGGAAAGCCAGGTCCGTCTGGTGGAACGCTGCCGGGAAACGGTGCCCGGAATCGTTCTGCGCACGACCCTGATGACCGGGTTCCCCGGTGAAGGCGAGAAAGAATTCGCCGGGCTGATGGAGTTCGTGGAATGGGCCCGGTTCGATCACCTGGGGGTGTTCGCCTATTCCCCGGAGCCGGGGACGGCGGCTTACCGGGACCGGCCCCGGGTTCCGCCGGAAACGGCGGCTCGGCGGCGGGAAAAGATCATGCTCAGGCAGCGCGAGATTTCGGCCGAGGTCCTCGCCGGGTACCGGGGGAAGACGATCGCGGCGGTGGGGGTGGATCCGGAGACGGCGGAGGGCGGCGCGAACGCCCGAGCCTGGTTTCAGGCGCCCGAAATCGACGGGGGAGTGATCCTGGAGGGGCGCCGCCCGCCGCCCGGCGAATTTTGTTGGGTTGAGATCGACGACAGTTCCGATTATGATCTCTTCGGCCGCGTGGCCGGAGAAGTTCGCACCGAATCGGCGCCGGAGGCCGGGGAATGA
- a CDS encoding nucleoside kinase, whose product MDAQYIQNIPMQVIEGTLTWNREQNVDTVQGLNRRIAEGSFADLVKASDERYHWFTRTAAEAIINSPKPIRLVIIAGPSSSGKTTATIKISERLKEKGLELVPMVLDNYFFDLEMHPKDEYGDYDFETPQALDLPLINKHLGDLLAGKEIRMPIYSFKTGKRLQETVPLKLSENEIVLIDSLHGLYEPMTSSVPAANKFRLYIETLSQLKDVHGEWTRWTDIRLLRRMIRDSWHRSYSPVRTIGHWHYVRRSEMKHIVPFITETDFVVNGALAYELPIHKKYSFAALKEAMDEFKDDPGKQDAYIRARRVYELLDTITVVEDDSCIPGKSPLREFIGGSEYSY is encoded by the coding sequence ATGGACGCCCAATATATCCAGAACATCCCCATGCAGGTCATCGAAGGGACGTTGACCTGGAACCGGGAGCAAAACGTCGATACCGTCCAGGGGTTGAACCGCCGCATCGCCGAGGGCAGTTTCGCCGATCTGGTGAAAGCGTCCGACGAACGCTACCACTGGTTCACCCGAACGGCCGCCGAAGCCATCATCAACAGCCCCAAGCCGATACGTCTGGTGATCATTGCCGGCCCCTCCAGCTCCGGGAAAACCACGGCTACGATCAAGATCTCGGAGCGGCTCAAGGAAAAAGGGCTGGAACTGGTGCCGATGGTCCTCGACAACTATTTTTTCGACCTGGAGATGCACCCCAAGGACGAATACGGGGATTACGATTTCGAGACGCCGCAGGCGCTGGATCTCCCCCTGATCAACAAGCACCTGGGGGACCTCCTGGCCGGCAAGGAGATCCGGATGCCGATCTACTCCTTCAAGACCGGCAAAAGGCTCCAGGAGACCGTGCCGCTGAAGCTGTCGGAAAACGAAATCGTTCTCATCGACAGCCTCCACGGCCTTTACGAACCCATGACCAGCAGCGTCCCCGCCGCCAACAAGTTCAGGCTCTACATCGAAACCCTCTCCCAGCTCAAGGACGTTCACGGGGAATGGACCCGTTGGACCGATATCCGGCTCCTGCGCAGGATGATCCGTGACAGCTGGCACCGCAGCTACTCGCCGGTGCGCACCATCGGCCACTGGCATTACGTGCGCAGAAGCGAAATGAAGCATATCGTCCCCTTCATCACCGAAACCGATTTCGTGGTCAACGGGGCTCTGGCCTACGAACTGCCCATCCACAAGAAATACTCGTTCGCCGCCCTCAAGGAAGCGATGGACGAGTTCAAGGACGATCCCGGAAAGCAGGACGCCTACATCCGGGCCCGCCGGGTCTACGAGCTGCTCGACACCATCACCGTGGTGGAAGACGATTCCTGCATCCCCGGGAAGTCCCCCCTACGGGAGTTCATCGGAGGCAGCGAGTACTCCTACTGA
- the rpsT gene encoding 30S ribosomal protein S20 has product MPQIRSAEKRLRQNERRAARNRTIRARMRTGRRAVLTAIAAGDAEKTETAFRRYCSMLDRAQVKGIVKKNFAARQKARFSARCRPAGPAQ; this is encoded by the coding sequence ATGCCTCAGATACGATCGGCCGAGAAACGACTTCGGCAGAACGAACGCCGTGCCGCCAGGAACCGGACGATCCGGGCTCGGATGCGGACCGGTCGGCGCGCGGTTCTGACCGCCATCGCCGCCGGGGACGCGGAAAAAACCGAGACCGCTTTCCGGCGTTACTGTTCGATGCTCGACCGGGCCCAGGTCAAGGGCATCGTCAAAAAGAACTTCGCCGCCCGGCAGAAAGCCAGGTTTTCCGCGCGCTGTCGGCCCGCCGGGCCCGCTCAGTAG
- the holA gene encoding DNA polymerase III subunit delta, with protein MPSSATGKASASLRGGRRPPLAFLLGEDDYAKAEFVSSIKAGRSGPAAPGYDFLMGDETSPAEILDSARTVAMDLFSPSPEEGEGRLVVVDRAEKIPAASWKAMEDYFQKPDPDACLVFLIAKSRKEWSPARRIPAPFLHEFRAPSTVALKKWISETSRRRGVSLTPAAVAALLETVGTNRFALEGELEKLSLRFGEGAEIDEERVSEIAGRSRETDFFSLGKLIFSGDAPAALRAIGGLLAHGENPVGLLAAVARHFRRLARGRAALESGGGNEEICRAAGVFWYREEFLAQVRALSPGLIPGIYRDLAAADASMKETGSVPGVVLELTALKTASAIAGKGRRGGV; from the coding sequence ATGCCGTCGTCAGCTACTGGTAAGGCCTCCGCCTCCCTCCGGGGCGGACGCCGCCCCCCCCTGGCTTTTTTGCTGGGGGAAGACGATTATGCCAAAGCCGAGTTCGTTTCCTCCATCAAGGCCGGCCGCTCCGGGCCGGCCGCTCCGGGGTACGATTTCCTGATGGGGGACGAGACCTCCCCGGCGGAGATCCTGGACTCGGCCCGGACCGTCGCCATGGACCTGTTCTCCCCGTCGCCGGAAGAGGGGGAGGGGAGACTGGTCGTGGTCGACCGGGCGGAAAAAATCCCGGCGGCGTCCTGGAAGGCGATGGAAGACTATTTTCAGAAGCCCGATCCCGACGCCTGCCTGGTGTTTCTGATCGCCAAGAGCAGGAAGGAATGGAGCCCGGCGCGCCGTATTCCCGCCCCGTTTCTCCATGAATTCAGGGCCCCGTCCACGGTGGCCCTGAAGAAGTGGATATCGGAGACCTCGCGCCGGCGCGGGGTGAGCTTGACTCCAGCCGCCGTCGCCGCTCTCCTGGAGACCGTGGGCACCAACCGGTTCGCCCTCGAAGGGGAGCTGGAAAAACTTTCCCTGAGGTTCGGGGAAGGAGCGGAGATCGACGAAGAACGCGTTTCCGAAATCGCCGGCCGCAGCCGGGAGACGGATTTCTTCTCCCTGGGAAAACTTATTTTTTCGGGCGACGCGCCCGCGGCCCTGCGCGCGATCGGCGGGCTGCTCGCCCACGGGGAAAATCCGGTGGGCCTGCTGGCGGCGGTGGCCCGGCATTTCCGGCGCCTGGCCCGGGGCCGCGCCGCCCTGGAGTCGGGCGGGGGAAACGAGGAAATCTGCCGGGCGGCGGGAGTGTTTTGGTATCGGGAGGAGTTCCTGGCTCAGGTCCGGGCGCTGTCCCCCGGACTCATTCCCGGCATCTACCGGGATTTGGCCGCCGCCGATGCCTCCATGAAGGAGACCGGTTCCGTTCCCGGCGTGGTTCTGGAGCTGACGGCGCTGAAAACCGCGTCCGCGATCGCCGGCAAGGGGCGCCGCGGGGGCGTTTGA
- a CDS encoding LptE family protein, with product MRGLVRILAGGGLLLAGACSHYQVGTTLPPNLRTVYVPTFVNSTKEVGVEVDITDAVINRLRQDGNLQPVPRSDADTVLQGEIVDWTRRVMGLSGRDDDEVDEYRLIIRARISLTDRRTGEKLVAHQTVQGKTDFFVEGSLPQSEENARPLAYRDLAREVVDAVVSYW from the coding sequence GTGAGGGGGCTGGTCCGCATCCTGGCCGGGGGGGGGCTGTTGCTGGCCGGCGCGTGCTCTCATTACCAGGTGGGGACGACGCTGCCTCCCAATCTGAGGACGGTGTACGTCCCCACCTTCGTCAACTCCACCAAGGAAGTGGGGGTGGAAGTCGATATCACCGACGCCGTCATCAACCGCCTCCGCCAGGACGGGAACCTTCAGCCGGTGCCCCGCAGCGACGCCGATACCGTGCTTCAGGGGGAGATCGTGGACTGGACCCGACGGGTGATGGGGCTTTCCGGGCGCGACGACGACGAGGTCGACGAATATCGCCTGATCATCAGGGCCCGGATCTCCCTGACCGACCGGCGTACGGGAGAAAAGCTGGTCGCCCACCAGACGGTACAGGGGAAAACCGACTTTTTCGTGGAGGGGAGCCTGCCCCAGTCCGAAGAGAATGCCAGGCCCCTGGCCTACCGGGACCTGGCCCGGGAAGTGGTCGATGCCGTCGTCAGCTACTGGTAA
- the murJ gene encoding murein biosynthesis integral membrane protein MurJ, giving the protein MRERGQLLKNAGIVSSATMVSRVLGLIRDIATASIFGTSAAWDAFVVAFTIPNLFRRLFGEGAMTAAFVPVFTGYLEGKGRAEAWKLASVVISTLAVVLAALVLAGMAVCWALASWGREESALVFGLSGVMLPYLFFICLVGLIAGLLNSLRHFTVPAFSPVVLNIAWLAALFVICPLYGPRLEDRIFGLALGVLAGGVAQLAVQIPVLYRRGFRFRFMLDFRHPGMRRIILLMGPGIVGLAVFQLNTLVDRVLAIGFLGEGAPSALYYANRLVQLPLGLFGAALATVILPLLSSQAAGARFAGLRETYLRSMKLIFLVGLPSTMGLILLRRPLIGALFQRNQFDSASVQATAWVLLYYSLGLVAFMGLKVTSQVFYALQRPGIPVRAGLAAMAFNLACNLAVVFIPPLRDGLGAGGLALSTALAAFINLGLLLKFLRAKVPGSYRPMWELLGRAAAATAVMSGACVGAIFLCGRLFPGEGLSARLPTLGIPLAASLGVYWASSRLLGIDFRKEFHPRAVPDANAGPPAGGVQ; this is encoded by the coding sequence ATGAGGGAACGGGGACAGCTGCTGAAGAACGCCGGGATCGTCAGTTCGGCGACCATGGTCAGCCGGGTGCTGGGCCTGATCCGGGACATCGCCACCGCCTCGATATTCGGCACCAGCGCGGCCTGGGACGCCTTCGTCGTCGCCTTCACCATACCCAACCTTTTCCGCCGGCTTTTCGGCGAAGGGGCCATGACCGCCGCCTTCGTGCCGGTCTTCACCGGATACCTGGAAGGGAAGGGCCGGGCCGAGGCCTGGAAGCTGGCGTCGGTCGTGATCAGCACTCTGGCCGTGGTCCTGGCGGCCCTGGTCCTGGCGGGGATGGCGGTCTGCTGGGCCCTGGCCTCCTGGGGACGGGAAGAATCGGCCCTGGTTTTCGGCCTTTCGGGGGTGATGCTCCCCTACCTTTTCTTCATCTGCCTGGTCGGCCTGATCGCGGGTTTGCTCAACAGCCTGCGGCACTTCACGGTCCCGGCCTTCTCCCCGGTCGTCCTCAACATAGCCTGGCTGGCCGCGCTCTTCGTCATTTGTCCGCTCTACGGGCCGCGGCTCGAGGATCGGATCTTCGGGCTGGCTCTCGGGGTTCTGGCGGGAGGAGTGGCCCAGTTGGCCGTTCAGATTCCGGTCCTCTACCGGAGGGGGTTCCGCTTCCGGTTCATGCTCGATTTCCGGCACCCGGGAATGAGGAGGATAATTCTCCTCATGGGCCCCGGGATCGTGGGGCTGGCCGTCTTCCAGTTGAACACGCTGGTGGACAGGGTCCTGGCCATCGGCTTCCTGGGGGAGGGGGCCCCTTCCGCTCTCTACTACGCCAACCGCCTGGTTCAGCTTCCGTTGGGTCTCTTCGGGGCCGCGTTGGCCACCGTCATTCTCCCGCTCCTGTCCAGCCAGGCGGCCGGCGCGCGCTTCGCGGGCCTTCGCGAAACCTATCTGCGTTCGATGAAACTGATTTTCCTGGTGGGGCTTCCCTCCACGATGGGGCTGATCCTGCTGCGCCGGCCCCTGATCGGCGCCCTTTTCCAGCGCAACCAGTTCGACAGCGCTTCGGTCCAGGCCACGGCCTGGGTCCTGCTCTACTACAGTCTGGGCCTGGTCGCCTTCATGGGGCTGAAAGTCACGTCCCAGGTTTTTTACGCGCTCCAGCGGCCGGGCATCCCGGTTCGGGCGGGGCTGGCGGCCATGGCCTTCAACCTGGCCTGCAACCTGGCGGTGGTGTTCATTCCCCCGCTTCGGGACGGCCTGGGCGCGGGGGGGCTCGCCCTCTCCACCGCACTGGCCGCGTTCATCAACCTGGGCCTGCTTCTGAAGTTCCTCCGGGCGAAGGTCCCGGGGAGTTACCGGCCGATGTGGGAACTGCTGGGCCGCGCCGCCGCCGCCACCGCGGTTATGAGCGGAGCGTGCGTGGGGGCCATCTTCCTCTGCGGCCGTCTTTTCCCCGGAGAAGGTCTCTCCGCGCGCCTGCCGACGCTGGGAATCCCCCTGGCCGCCTCCCTGGGAGTCTACTGGGCCTCCTCGCGGCTGTTGGGGATCGATTTCCGCAAGGAGTTCCATCCGCGGGCGGTCCCGGACGCGAACGCCGGTCCCCCCGCCGGGGGCGTTCAGTAG
- the pgsA gene encoding CDP-diacylglycerol--glycerol-3-phosphate 3-phosphatidyltransferase, translating to MNLPNKLTVARLLATPFFVAALSLDFSGNYLLGLTIFLVAMLTDYLDGVLARSRGQVTRLGMLIDPLADKILISSAFICFVSIPEIGLPAWMAIVIISREFAITGLRLLAAGQGKIMPAGRWGKHKTISQVVAVAGTLLYLSLFYDSRADVEQYRWVIMVLAWATVFMTTFSGLYYMVSNYRCLLVEMEREAMPAGTGEEND from the coding sequence ATGAATCTGCCCAACAAACTGACGGTCGCCAGATTGCTGGCAACCCCGTTTTTCGTGGCCGCGCTGTCTCTCGATTTCAGCGGAAACTATCTTCTGGGCCTGACCATCTTTCTCGTGGCCATGCTCACCGACTATCTCGACGGCGTCCTGGCCCGTTCCCGGGGACAGGTCACGCGCCTGGGGATGCTGATCGATCCCCTGGCGGACAAGATCCTGATCTCGTCGGCGTTCATCTGTTTCGTCAGCATCCCCGAGATCGGGCTCCCCGCCTGGATGGCGATCGTCATCATCAGCCGCGAGTTCGCCATCACCGGCCTGAGGCTTCTGGCCGCGGGGCAGGGGAAGATCATGCCGGCGGGAAGATGGGGAAAGCACAAGACCATATCCCAGGTGGTCGCCGTCGCCGGGACCCTGCTTTACCTCAGCCTCTTCTACGACTCCCGGGCGGACGTGGAGCAGTACCGCTGGGTGATCATGGTCCTGGCTTGGGCCACCGTATTCATGACCACCTTCTCCGGCCTGTATTACATGGTCAGCAACTACCGCTGTCTCCTGGTGGAGATGGAGCGGGAAGCGATGCCGGCGGGGACGGGTGAGGAAAACGACTGA